Proteins co-encoded in one uncultured Draconibacterium sp. genomic window:
- a CDS encoding sulfite exporter TauE/SafE family protein: MEWYMILALVGTGIAAGFINTTAGGGSMLTMPLLMFIGLPANIANGTNRIAILLQNVIGVKTFKQKNVLDFTKDYRLAIPAIVGSIIGALFAVEVDPKLLKNIIAGLMVVLLLVVVLKPEVWITDQIGKVNPKPSPLQYIIFFGIGLFGGFIQMGVGFFLLAGLVLGCGHNLVRANAIKVFIILIYTVFSLGIFIYNKQVDIVAGLILAAGNMLGAWLGANFTVKGGAKYVRYVLILAMLIVILNLFGVFG, translated from the coding sequence ATGGAATGGTACATGATACTGGCACTCGTAGGAACCGGAATTGCCGCCGGATTTATTAACACCACTGCCGGAGGTGGCTCTATGCTAACCATGCCTTTGCTGATGTTTATTGGCTTGCCCGCCAATATTGCCAATGGCACCAACCGAATTGCCATTTTACTGCAAAATGTTATTGGAGTGAAAACTTTTAAGCAGAAGAATGTACTTGATTTTACAAAGGATTACCGGTTGGCAATTCCTGCTATTGTCGGATCGATAATCGGGGCACTGTTTGCCGTAGAAGTTGATCCCAAGCTCTTAAAAAATATTATTGCCGGACTAATGGTGGTTTTGTTGCTGGTAGTGGTTTTAAAGCCTGAGGTATGGATTACCGACCAAATAGGGAAAGTTAATCCTAAACCGTCGCCGCTGCAATACATTATTTTCTTTGGAATCGGTTTGTTCGGCGGATTTATTCAAATGGGCGTAGGATTTTTTCTGCTGGCCGGATTGGTTCTGGGGTGTGGTCATAATCTGGTGCGGGCCAATGCAATAAAGGTTTTTATTATTCTTATTTACACCGTGTTTTCCCTCGGAATATTTATTTATAATAAACAAGTTGACATTGTTGCGGGTTTAATACTGGCAGCCGGCAATATGCTGGGCGCATGGCTGGGCGCCAACTTTACCGTAAAAGGAGGTGCAAAATATGTTCGTTACGTGCTGATTCTAGCCATGTTAATTGTTATTTTAAATTTGTTCGGGGTGTTTGGCTAG
- the glyA gene encoding serine hydroxymethyltransferase produces MKRDTLVFDIIRKEHERQLGGIELIASENFVSEQVLEAMGSVMTNKYAEGYPGKRYYGGCQFVDMTEQLAIDRIKELYGAAWANVQPHSGAQANAAVLSVILKPGDTFLGLDLSHGGHLSHGSHVNSSGILYKPVAYKVKEDTGRVDYDEMEALAIEHKPKLIIGGASAYSREWDYKRMREIADKVGALFMVDMAHPAGLIAAGLLDNPVKYAHVVTSTTHKTLRGPRGGIILMGEDFENPWGIKTPKGVVRTMSSLLDSAVFPGQQGGPLEHVIAAKAVAFGEALEPEYKEYQAQVKKNAAAMAQAFVDLGYKVISGGTDNHSMLIDLRTKYPEITGKMVENTIVNAEITINKNMVPFDSRSPFQTSGLRVGTPAITTRGVKEDLMPEIVQLIDDSIANINDEAYIKAVGEKVHQLMKDFPLFAY; encoded by the coding sequence ATGAAGAGAGATACTTTGGTTTTTGATATTATCAGGAAGGAACACGAACGTCAGTTGGGCGGAATTGAATTGATTGCTTCAGAGAACTTTGTAAGTGAGCAGGTTTTGGAGGCAATGGGATCGGTAATGACCAACAAGTACGCTGAAGGTTATCCGGGAAAAAGATATTATGGTGGTTGTCAGTTTGTTGACATGACCGAGCAATTGGCCATCGACCGTATTAAAGAATTGTACGGAGCTGCCTGGGCCAATGTTCAGCCGCACTCGGGCGCACAGGCAAATGCTGCTGTGTTGAGTGTTATTCTTAAGCCGGGCGATACTTTCCTCGGACTCGACCTCTCGCATGGTGGTCACCTTTCGCATGGTTCGCATGTAAACTCATCGGGTATTCTTTACAAGCCGGTAGCCTACAAGGTAAAAGAAGATACCGGTAGGGTTGATTACGATGAGATGGAAGCATTGGCCATCGAGCACAAACCAAAGTTGATCATCGGTGGTGCATCGGCATACAGCCGCGAATGGGATTACAAACGCATGCGCGAAATTGCTGATAAAGTAGGCGCTTTGTTTATGGTGGATATGGCTCACCCTGCTGGTTTAATTGCTGCGGGTTTGCTCGATAATCCTGTAAAATATGCTCACGTTGTAACATCAACAACTCATAAAACACTTCGCGGACCTCGCGGTGGTATTATCCTTATGGGTGAAGATTTTGAAAATCCATGGGGCATTAAAACGCCAAAAGGTGTGGTTCGTACCATGTCTTCGTTGTTGGATTCGGCTGTATTCCCTGGTCAGCAAGGTGGACCGCTTGAGCACGTAATTGCGGCAAAAGCAGTTGCATTTGGCGAAGCACTGGAACCGGAGTATAAAGAATACCAGGCGCAAGTGAAAAAGAATGCTGCTGCTATGGCACAGGCTTTTGTTGATCTGGGTTACAAAGTAATTTCAGGAGGTACTGATAACCACTCGATGTTGATCGACCTGCGTACAAAATACCCTGAGATCACTGGTAAAATGGTTGAAAATACCATTGTAAATGCAGAGATTACCATTAACAAAAATATGGTTCCTTTCGATAGTCGTTCCCCTTTCCAAACTTCAGGTTTGCGTGTAGGTACACCGGCTATTACAACCCGTGGAGTAAAAGAAGATCTGATGCCTGAGATTGTTCAGCTGATCGACGATTCGATTGCAAACATTAACGATGAGGCATACATTAAAGCAGTTGGCGAAAAAGTACATCAATTGATGAAAGACTTTCCGCTGTTTGCTTACTAA
- a CDS encoding GTP-binding protein, whose product MSIQNKIPVTIITGFLGAGKTTFINFLLKSNPDIQFALVENEFGAVPIDTKLIKGIDASQMFELKQGCICCTISDEYELVLKELAERFPNVGHLLIETTGIADPAPVIQPFFADEDLKDLYEYNGAICLVDALNFENLPEEEMAYKQLNVADLILLNKTENLDDKQQEEYLAKMNKLAPLAKVRSTSFGEVKELNLKELKLHTFNAYSFLSYKSNHALVQSKTLSFSAPLNRADFLYWLEYTLDIYKSQIYRCKGVVCFQNEPFEYILQGVGGRFELEEGDLIMDAPESHIVFIGKLDGLALDFNPKM is encoded by the coding sequence GTGAGTATACAAAACAAAATACCAGTAACGATAATAACCGGCTTTCTTGGAGCCGGAAAAACGACTTTTATCAATTTTCTGCTGAAATCAAATCCTGACATTCAGTTTGCTTTGGTAGAGAATGAATTTGGAGCGGTTCCCATCGACACCAAACTGATAAAAGGTATTGATGCCAGCCAGATGTTTGAATTAAAACAGGGCTGTATTTGCTGCACTATTTCCGACGAGTACGAGCTGGTACTAAAAGAACTGGCCGAGCGTTTCCCGAATGTGGGGCATCTGTTGATCGAAACAACCGGCATTGCTGATCCGGCACCTGTAATTCAACCTTTTTTTGCCGACGAAGATCTGAAAGACCTCTACGAATATAATGGTGCAATTTGTTTGGTTGATGCCTTGAATTTTGAAAATCTTCCGGAAGAGGAAATGGCCTATAAACAGTTAAATGTTGCCGATCTTATTTTGCTGAATAAAACCGAGAACCTGGATGATAAGCAGCAAGAAGAGTATTTGGCAAAAATGAATAAACTGGCACCGTTGGCAAAAGTCCGGTCAACAAGTTTTGGAGAAGTAAAAGAACTGAATTTGAAAGAACTGAAACTACATACCTTTAATGCGTATTCTTTTCTTTCGTACAAAAGCAATCATGCGTTGGTGCAAAGCAAAACGCTTTCTTTTTCGGCTCCGTTAAACCGGGCCGATTTCCTTTATTGGCTGGAATACACGCTTGATATTTATAAAAGCCAAATTTATCGTTGCAAAGGAGTAGTGTGTTTTCAGAACGAACCTTTTGAATATATTTTGCAGGGAGTTGGCGGCCGCTTTGAGTTGGAAGAAGGCGATTTAATTATGGACGCGCCTGAAAGCCATATTGTTTTTATTGGGAAACTGGATGGGCTGGCATTAGACTTTAATCCTAAAATGTAA
- a CDS encoding AEC family transporter codes for MPHFLLALKTVAPLFLVIFTGTLFSRTKAAHGPWVDVLNKYALWIGFPALVIASLMHLNPQGESYTRLILINSAYIVVCMLLAFPIARIFRFSKRLRSSLFLILSFGNVAYLGIPVLRSSFGDDILPVAAVLSAVYVFWLLTLGVILIEATGEETFQPKKLMLSLVKNPLLISVFVGVCIVLFQIEVPSFIDKTISLFAESVTAIVLFSLGIFLGQNKIGAPREWIRVFVFVVVTMIAFPLLLHFGVRSVGLSNLQFKATILDSAMPLGLTPYALAVQYKLETKLVARIVVLGTLLSVIIIPLWIAFLG; via the coding sequence ATGCCACATTTTCTACTGGCCCTGAAGACTGTTGCGCCCCTGTTTCTCGTGATTTTTACCGGGACACTTTTTTCGCGTACAAAAGCTGCTCACGGGCCGTGGGTTGATGTGTTAAACAAATACGCACTGTGGATAGGCTTTCCGGCACTGGTTATTGCCTCGTTGATGCACCTCAATCCACAAGGCGAATCCTATACCCGACTCATTCTTATTAATTCGGCATACATTGTAGTGTGTATGTTACTGGCTTTCCCCATTGCGCGGATTTTTAGATTTTCGAAACGCCTACGCAGTTCGCTGTTCCTTATCCTTTCATTTGGGAATGTAGCTTACCTTGGCATTCCTGTTCTTCGCAGCAGCTTTGGCGACGACATTTTGCCGGTAGCAGCTGTTCTTTCTGCAGTTTATGTTTTCTGGTTGCTTACGCTTGGAGTTATCCTTATCGAAGCTACAGGAGAAGAAACTTTCCAACCAAAGAAATTAATGCTGAGCCTCGTCAAAAATCCACTACTGATCTCTGTTTTTGTGGGTGTATGCATCGTACTATTTCAAATCGAAGTGCCGTCGTTTATCGACAAAACGATAAGTCTTTTTGCTGAATCGGTTACTGCAATAGTGCTGTTTTCACTTGGAATTTTCCTGGGGCAAAACAAAATTGGCGCTCCCCGCGAATGGATCAGGGTTTTTGTTTTTGTGGTGGTAACGATGATCGCTTTCCCATTGCTACTTCATTTCGGAGTACGTTCTGTAGGCTTAAGCAACCTGCAATTTAAAGCCACTATTCTCGATTCGGCAATGCCGCTCGGATTAACTCCTTATGCGCTGGCCGTTCAGTATAAACTGGAAACAAAACTGGTGGCACGTATTGTGGTGCTGGGGACACTGCTTTCGGTGATTATTATTCCGCTGTGGATAGCGTTTCTTGGCTGA